From the genome of Indicator indicator isolate 239-I01 chromosome 17, UM_Iind_1.1, whole genome shotgun sequence, one region includes:
- the LOC128972738 gene encoding aryl-hydrocarbon-interacting protein-like 1 yields the protein MEETYLLNVEGVKKKILHGGQGELPKLQDGSKITFHFQTLKDDFERTVIDDSREVGIPMEIIVGKMFKLEIWETLLSSMRAGEVAEFWCDTIHTGMYALVSRGMRRIAEGRDPLEGQKHRCGMGNMFDYHSTGYPDLDELQRTPQPLIFIMELFRVEEPSAYKRDTWAMSKEEKLAAVPVLHSEGNRLVLRKEFAQAAAKYQEAVICLRNLQAKEKPWEDGWLKLERLVTPLVLNYCQCQLELGEYYEVLEHTTELLQKHNDNAKAYFKRAKAHAAVWNEREAREDFLRVAHLDPSMAAAVKKELKQLGERMRKKHVEDRKRYQGLFQTPRGPRASEGQEKEGNEPVQQKEALQDELNVLVVPGLEL from the exons ATGGAGGAAACCTACCTGCTGAACGTTGAAGGGGTCAAAAAGAAGATTCTGCATGGAGGCCAAGGGGAGCTGCCAAAGCTGCAGGATGGAAGCAAG ATCACCTTCCACTTCCAGACGCTGAAGGATGACTTTGAGCGGACGGTGATCGATGACAGCAGAGAAGTTGGCATCCCCATGGAGATCATCGTGGGCAAGATGTTCAAGCTGGAGATCTGGGAGACACTGCTCAGCTCTAtgagagctggggaggtggCCGAGTTCTGGTGTGATACCATT CACACAGGCATGTATGCCCTGGTCTCCAGGGGCATGAGGAGGATCGCAGAGGGCCGGGACCCCCTGGAAGGGCAGAAGCACCGCTGTGGCATGGGCAACATGTTTGACTACCACAGCACAGGCTACCCCGACCTGGATGAGCTGCAGCGGACACCCCAGCCTCTCATCTTCATCATGGAGTTGTTCCGG GTGGAGGAGCCCTCGGCCTACAAACGAGACACCTGGGCCATGAgcaaggaggagaagctggcagcagtgcccgTGCTGCACAGTGAGGGCAACCGCCTCGTCCTCCGCAAGGAGTTCGCACAGGCGGCGGCCAAGTACCAGGAGGCTGTCATCTGCCTAAGGAACCTCCAGGCCAAG GAGAAGCCATGGGAGGATGGCTGGCTGAAGCTGGAGAGGCTGGTGACACCACTGGTGCTCAACTACTgccagtgccagctggagctgggcgAGTACtatgaggtgctggaacacacAACAGAGCTCCTCCAGAAACACAATG ACAACGCCAAGGCCTATTTCAAGCGGGCAAAGGCTCACGCTGCTGTGTGGAATGAGCGGGAGGCACGGGAGGACTTCCTGCGGGTGGCTCACCTCGACCCTTCcatggcagctgctgtgaagaaggagctgaagcagctgggggagaggaTGAGGAAGAAGCACGTGGAGGATCGGAAGCGCTACCAGGGGCTCTTCCAGACACCCCGAGGACCACGGGCTagtgaggggcaggagaaggagggCAATGAGCCAGTGCAGCAGAAAGAGGCACTCCAGGATGAG CTGAATGTCCTGGtggtcccagggctggagctgtga